The Rhodococcus sp. X156 genome window below encodes:
- a CDS encoding flagellar FlbD family protein gives MDPLIQLRRLGGAVFALNPDLIERAEATPDTVVTLVGGNKYVILESLDELTLLIQEHRTRILADAELLAMQASQPAEQPVPPVRGIASSPGARSQVVPIRPQDT, from the coding sequence ATGGATCCGTTGATACAGCTACGTCGGTTGGGTGGCGCCGTCTTCGCCCTGAACCCCGACCTCATCGAACGTGCCGAGGCCACGCCCGACACGGTCGTGACGCTGGTCGGCGGCAACAAGTACGTCATCCTGGAGTCCCTCGACGAGCTCACCCTGCTCATCCAGGAGCACCGCACCCGCATCCTCGCCGACGCCGAGCTGCTGGCCATGCAGGCCAGCCAACCGGCCGAGCAGCCGGTCCCGCCCGTGCGGGGGATCGCCAGCAGCCCCGGTGCGCGCAGCCAGGTGGTGCCGATCCGCCCCCAGGACACCTGA
- a CDS encoding MotA/TolQ/ExbB proton channel family protein — protein sequence MDPSLLIGMGLALVAVVASVILEGGHITDMFLLPPMILVFVGTFGVAMAGGIKRDVKALPSQLKRAATATAPDPSEAVETLVHLAGRARREGMLALEDEARSIEDDFLRRGLQMAIDGTDADDVAVILSAEVDTKRAADAAAAKLFNDMGGYAPTIGIIGTVLGLLHVLGQLASPDKLGTAIAGAFVATLWGVMSANVFWLPIGNRLKRLSQVECDHMEVVIEGILAIQAGASPRLVEQRLASLVPLAADGTKDAGGKTQDKAA from the coding sequence ATGGACCCCTCCCTGCTCATCGGCATGGGTCTCGCGCTGGTGGCCGTGGTCGCCTCGGTCATCCTCGAGGGCGGCCACATCACCGACATGTTCCTGCTGCCGCCGATGATCCTGGTGTTCGTCGGCACGTTCGGGGTGGCGATGGCCGGCGGCATCAAGCGGGACGTCAAGGCCCTGCCCAGCCAGCTCAAGCGCGCCGCGACGGCCACCGCCCCCGACCCGTCCGAGGCGGTGGAGACGCTGGTCCACCTGGCCGGCCGGGCCCGCCGCGAGGGCATGCTGGCGCTGGAGGACGAGGCCCGCAGCATCGAGGACGACTTCCTGCGTCGCGGGCTGCAGATGGCCATCGACGGCACCGACGCCGACGACGTTGCGGTGATCCTCTCCGCCGAGGTGGACACCAAGCGGGCGGCCGACGCCGCTGCGGCCAAGCTCTTCAACGACATGGGCGGCTACGCCCCCACCATCGGCATCATCGGCACCGTGCTGGGCCTGCTGCACGTGCTGGGCCAGCTCGCCTCCCCCGACAAGCTGGGCACCGCCATCGCCGGCGCCTTCGTCGCCACCCTGTGGGGCGTCATGTCGGCCAACGTGTTCTGGTTGCCCATCGGCAACCGGCTCAAGCGGCTGAGCCAGGTGGAGTGCGACCACATGGAGGTGGTCATCGAGGGCATCCTCGCCATCCAGGCCGGGGCCTCGCCGCGCCTGGTGGAGCAGCGGCTGGCCAGCCTGGTGCCGCTGGCCGCTGACGGCACCAAGGACGCCGGCGGGAAGACCCAGGACAAGGCCGCCTGA
- a CDS encoding flagellar motor protein MotB gives MAAGRGGHSARSHRGRSHEEHAEDGSERWMVTYADMVTLLLVLFIVLYAMGSVNTSKYEELKTSLAGAFSSGPTPGLTDSGSGLVSGGQLSPPLPPAPQNIAPAAPTLAPIDQAAQDAARAAAQATAQRAQPAPAGTSDAARRELEEFLRIEEEINRSLAERGLAGSAEYTINERGLAVTIVTDSLVFPGNSAVLGVDGPRILDAVIPPLQRATNLIQVDGHTNQQNVGTDPYPSGWELSSARASAVVRYLTSVGRISSGRLSAAGFSDQRPLVPASDPASVTRNRRVDIVVVSQLPLAERGALASPSGPGG, from the coding sequence ATGGCCGCGGGACGTGGCGGACACAGCGCCCGCAGCCACCGCGGGCGCTCGCACGAGGAGCACGCCGAGGACGGCAGCGAGCGCTGGATGGTGACCTACGCCGACATGGTCACCCTGCTGCTGGTGCTGTTCATCGTGCTCTACGCCATGGGGTCGGTGAACACCTCCAAGTACGAGGAGCTCAAGACCAGCCTGGCCGGCGCGTTCAGCTCCGGGCCCACCCCAGGGCTGACCGACAGCGGCTCCGGACTGGTCAGCGGGGGCCAGCTGAGTCCTCCGCTGCCGCCCGCACCGCAGAACATCGCCCCTGCCGCACCCACGCTGGCCCCCATCGACCAGGCGGCCCAGGACGCGGCCCGCGCTGCTGCCCAAGCCACCGCCCAGCGCGCGCAACCGGCGCCGGCCGGCACCAGCGACGCCGCCCGCCGCGAGCTGGAGGAGTTCCTGCGCATCGAGGAGGAGATCAACCGGTCGCTGGCCGAGCGGGGCCTGGCCGGCAGCGCCGAGTACACGATCAACGAGCGCGGCCTGGCCGTCACCATTGTCACCGACTCCTTGGTGTTCCCCGGCAACAGCGCCGTGCTGGGGGTGGACGGGCCGCGCATCCTGGACGCCGTCATCCCGCCGCTGCAGCGGGCCACCAACCTGATCCAGGTGGACGGGCACACCAACCAGCAGAACGTGGGCACCGACCCCTACCCCAGCGGCTGGGAGCTCTCCTCGGCCCGCGCCTCCGCGGTGGTCCGCTACCTGACCAGCGTCGGCCGCATCAGCTCCGGCCGGCTCAGCGCCGCCGGGTTCTCCGACCAGCGCCCCCTGGTGCCGGCCAGCGACCCGGCCTCGGTCACCCGCAACCGCCGGGTGGACATCGTGGTCGTCTCCCAGCTGCCGCTGGCCGAGCGCGGTGCCCTCGCCAGCCCGTCGGGACCCGGCGGATGA
- a CDS encoding flagellar basal body-associated FliL family protein, translating into MPVDTAPTTRAASSAPSGAAAAGAKRRSGDATDAPAKAGAGRKKIIVIAVVVLLLAAAGYFFLAPSGEEGPPEPGPVVAMETTTLNLADGHFLRVKIALQTVLGADEALDTSKAAQLVISELSNRPMASLSTEAARTEAKTALLGKLQQAYPDQIMDLYYTEFVMQ; encoded by the coding sequence ATGCCCGTCGACACCGCCCCCACCACCCGAGCGGCGAGCAGCGCCCCGTCCGGGGCTGCGGCCGCCGGGGCCAAGCGCCGCTCCGGTGACGCCACCGACGCTCCGGCCAAGGCCGGCGCCGGCCGCAAGAAGATCATCGTGATCGCGGTGGTGGTGCTCCTGCTCGCCGCCGCCGGCTACTTCTTCCTCGCCCCCTCCGGCGAGGAAGGGCCCCCGGAGCCCGGGCCGGTGGTGGCCATGGAGACCACCACCCTGAACCTGGCCGACGGGCACTTCCTGCGGGTGAAGATCGCCCTGCAGACCGTGCTGGGCGCGGACGAGGCGCTGGACACCAGCAAGGCCGCGCAGCTGGTGATCAGCGAGCTCAGCAACCGGCCGATGGCCAGCCTGAGCACCGAGGCCGCGCGCACCGAGGCCAAGACGGCGCTGCTGGGCAAGCTCCAGCAGGCCTACCCCGACCAGATCATGGACCTGTACTACACGGAGTTCGTCATGCAGTGA
- a CDS encoding flagellar motor switch protein FliM has translation MARLLRRTAPAGAVPYDFRRPAKLPREYMRGLQLSYETFGRRLGTLLTSGLRQLSTVNLVAIEHQTYEEYAAGLEPTTLMAVLDIAPLQGTAIFEMSVPTALGCLDYMLGGAGGEQPTRQLTDIEVTVLRTLLDQILAVLAYATEPTVGMTPTLRTLEYHPQFIQPVPAADTVVVASFEMRVGNQVCVATLCVPFASLQPRLQVGAEGAPQSAAERSSRERAARQVRSAMGNVPVDVSVAFRPLQLTPQEVIALVPGSVISLNHPVSTPLTVDAGGVTFAHALAGRQGTRLAGLVIGTPLEQTP, from the coding sequence GTGGCGCGGCTGCTGCGCCGCACGGCCCCCGCCGGCGCGGTCCCGTACGACTTCCGCAGGCCCGCCAAGCTGCCCCGGGAGTACATGCGTGGCCTGCAGCTGAGCTACGAGACCTTCGGTCGCCGGCTGGGCACGCTGCTCACCAGCGGCCTGCGCCAGCTGAGCACGGTCAACCTGGTGGCCATCGAGCACCAGACCTACGAGGAGTACGCGGCCGGGCTGGAGCCGACCACCCTGATGGCGGTGCTGGACATCGCCCCGCTGCAGGGCACGGCGATCTTCGAGATGTCGGTGCCCACGGCGCTGGGGTGCCTGGACTACATGCTCGGTGGCGCGGGCGGTGAGCAGCCCACCCGCCAGCTCACCGACATCGAGGTGACGGTGCTGCGCACGCTGCTGGACCAGATCCTCGCCGTGCTCGCCTACGCCACCGAGCCCACGGTGGGCATGACGCCCACGCTGCGCACCCTCGAGTACCACCCGCAGTTCATCCAGCCGGTGCCCGCCGCTGACACCGTGGTGGTGGCCTCCTTCGAGATGCGGGTGGGCAACCAGGTCTGCGTCGCCACCCTCTGCGTGCCCTTCGCCTCGCTGCAGCCGCGGCTGCAGGTCGGTGCGGAGGGCGCACCCCAGTCGGCCGCCGAGCGCAGCTCGCGGGAGCGGGCCGCGCGGCAGGTGCGCTCAGCCATGGGCAACGTGCCGGTGGACGTCTCGGTGGCCTTCCGCCCCCTGCAGCTGACCCCGCAGGAGGTCATCGCCCTGGTGCCCGGCTCGGTCATCAGCCTCAACCACCCGGTGAGCACCCCGCTGACGGTCGACGCCGGCGGCGTCACCTTCGCCCACGCCCTCGCCGGACGGCAGGGCACCCGCCTCGCCGGCCTCGTCATCGGCACCCCCCTGGAGCAGACACCATGA
- the fliN gene encoding flagellar motor switch protein FliN — MTTPSPADAVRQAALAAIAALPIAEPLTLGEPVTHTAALDFDGVAVTARFTGGTGGEVVVAVERAVSEALQGSALGSLDLGSALAPALAAAAGTVGTVQTGPGQVLDVRPALDALLSKPGAAVVPLLHQGVVRAVVGLAVAASAAPAVAPTTPLYPTLEEARATAAAPGGMGAQQIRRGLDLLRDVHMEVTAQIGATRMTVNELLTLTDGAVVELDRAAGAPADLLVNGHLIARGEVVVVDENFGLRITEIVVGDEMVSAPA; from the coding sequence ATGACCACCCCGTCCCCGGCCGACGCCGTCCGCCAGGCCGCGCTCGCCGCCATCGCCGCGCTGCCCATCGCCGAACCCCTCACCCTGGGCGAGCCGGTCACCCACACCGCTGCGCTGGACTTCGACGGGGTGGCGGTCACCGCCCGCTTCACCGGCGGCACCGGCGGCGAGGTGGTGGTGGCCGTGGAGCGTGCCGTGAGCGAGGCGCTGCAGGGCTCCGCGCTGGGCTCGCTCGACCTGGGCTCGGCGCTGGCTCCCGCCCTGGCTGCCGCCGCCGGCACCGTGGGCACCGTGCAGACCGGGCCCGGCCAGGTGCTCGACGTGCGCCCCGCGCTGGACGCCCTGCTCAGCAAGCCCGGTGCCGCGGTGGTGCCGCTGCTGCACCAGGGCGTGGTGCGCGCCGTGGTCGGCCTGGCGGTCGCCGCGTCGGCGGCGCCCGCGGTGGCCCCCACCACGCCGCTCTACCCGACGCTGGAGGAGGCCCGTGCCACCGCCGCGGCCCCCGGTGGCATGGGTGCCCAGCAGATCCGGCGGGGCCTGGACCTGCTGCGCGACGTGCACATGGAGGTCACCGCCCAGATCGGTGCCACCCGCATGACGGTGAACGAGCTGCTCACCCTCACCGACGGCGCCGTGGTGGAGCTGGACCGGGCGGCGGGCGCCCCGGCCGACCTGCTGGTCAACGGGCACCTCATCGCCCGCGGCGAGGTGGTGGTGGTGGACGAGAACTTCGGTCTGCGGATCACCGAGATCGTGGTCGGTGACGAGATGGTCTCCGCACCCGCGTGA
- a CDS encoding flagellar biosynthetic protein FliO — MSTVELVGRMILALVVVIFVMWGLAKWARKPLGAGAGQVLTVLARQQLSRTSSVAVVKVLDQALVLGVTEQGIRLLTEVDLDQVQTVLSTPPAPRERRLRRPSSTNPGSTADPLAEPAPEPVTLTKSATAPGRLDGSVLSPRTWHQAVDAVRDLTARR, encoded by the coding sequence GTGAGCACCGTCGAGCTCGTCGGCCGGATGATCCTCGCCCTGGTCGTCGTGATCTTCGTGATGTGGGGCCTGGCCAAGTGGGCCCGCAAGCCGCTCGGCGCCGGTGCGGGCCAGGTGCTGACCGTGCTGGCCCGCCAGCAGCTCAGCCGCACCTCCTCGGTGGCCGTGGTGAAGGTGCTCGACCAGGCCCTGGTGCTCGGCGTGACCGAGCAGGGCATCCGCCTGCTCACCGAGGTCGACCTGGACCAGGTGCAGACCGTGCTGTCCACGCCGCCGGCACCGCGCGAGCGGCGGCTGCGCCGCCCCTCCAGCACTAACCCCGGCTCCACCGCCGACCCGCTCGCCGAGCCCGCGCCGGAGCCGGTGACGCTGACGAAGAGCGCCACCGCGCCGGGTCGCCTGGACGGCTCCGTGCTCTCCCCCCGCACCTGGCACCAGGCGGTGGACGCCGTCCGCGACCTCACGGCGCGCCGGTGA
- the fliP gene encoding flagellar type III secretion system pore protein FliP (The bacterial flagellar biogenesis protein FliP forms a type III secretion system (T3SS)-type pore required for flagellar assembly.), translated as MSTRPAGRPVVRTTVLALLAGLFLLLAVPAAPHAAAASAQPGASPPGATLVVAAAVAQPLPQQTEPTPPAPPTAPDAPTGSVTVDVNPSPSTSVSILLLLTVLSVAPSILLLMTSFTKIFVVLGLTRNALGLNTVPPNQVLAGLSLFLSLFIMTPVLKLVNSEGLQPYLNGTKTQSDAFDDGIKPLREFMLAHTRTEEIAMMLRAAKLPNPPSPDAVELTTLIPAFVLSELRAAMIIGFVIFIPFLIIDMVVSSSLMSLGMMMLPPVTVSLPFKILLFVLADGWGLIINSLVTSYNTG; from the coding sequence GTGAGCACCCGCCCGGCCGGCCGGCCGGTGGTGCGCACCACGGTGCTGGCCCTGCTCGCCGGGCTGTTCCTGCTGCTGGCCGTCCCCGCCGCCCCGCACGCCGCTGCCGCCTCGGCCCAGCCAGGGGCGAGCCCGCCAGGAGCGACTCTGGTGGTGGCCGCCGCGGTGGCCCAGCCGCTGCCCCAGCAGACCGAGCCCACCCCGCCGGCTCCGCCCACGGCGCCCGATGCGCCCACCGGTTCGGTGACCGTGGACGTCAACCCCTCCCCCAGCACCTCGGTGAGCATCCTGCTGCTGCTCACGGTGCTGTCGGTGGCGCCGTCGATCCTGCTGCTGATGACGAGCTTCACCAAGATCTTCGTCGTCCTCGGCCTCACCCGAAATGCGTTGGGGCTCAACACTGTTCCACCCAACCAGGTGCTCGCCGGGCTCTCGTTGTTCCTCAGCCTGTTCATCATGACGCCGGTGCTGAAGCTGGTGAACTCCGAGGGGCTGCAGCCCTACCTCAACGGCACCAAGACGCAGTCCGACGCGTTCGACGACGGCATCAAGCCGCTGCGGGAGTTCATGCTCGCCCACACCCGCACCGAGGAGATCGCGATGATGCTGCGGGCGGCCAAGCTGCCCAACCCGCCCAGCCCGGACGCCGTGGAGCTGACCACGCTCATCCCGGCGTTCGTGCTCTCCGAGCTGCGGGCGGCGATGATCATCGGCTTCGTCATCTTCATCCCGTTCCTCATCATCGACATGGTCGTGTCGTCCTCGCTCATGTCGCTGGGAATGATGATGCTCCCGCCGGTCACGGTGTCCCTGCCGTTCAAGATCCTGCTGTTCGTGCTCGCCGACGGCTGGGGGCTGATCATCAACTCCCTGGTCACCAGCTACAACACCGGCTGA
- a CDS encoding flagellar biosynthetic protein FliQ, with protein sequence MTDTAIVHLGLQAMLIGFQLAAPVLLTALVIGFAISMFQSATQIQEFTLSFVPKVIGVGVALLVSGSWMMHTMITFTEQLFTQIPSLTS encoded by the coding sequence ATGACCGACACCGCGATCGTCCACCTGGGACTGCAGGCCATGCTGATCGGCTTCCAGCTGGCTGCGCCGGTGCTGCTCACCGCCCTGGTCATCGGCTTCGCCATCTCGATGTTCCAGTCGGCGACGCAGATCCAGGAGTTCACGCTCTCCTTCGTGCCCAAGGTGATCGGCGTCGGGGTGGCGCTGCTGGTCTCCGGCAGCTGGATGATGCACACGATGATCACCTTCACCGAGCAGCTGTTCACCCAGATCCCCTCCCTGACCAGCTGA
- a CDS encoding flagellar biosynthetic protein FliR, which translates to MSVQLDTASLLAVLLASIRIGAWLMIAPPLATAGVPRTVRMMLAGVLSLVVVGTARQNVPAAEIGPLVGSAVQQLLIGAALGFLTRLLFTAVEAAGTMVDLFGGFSLAAAYDPLMANTNAVFGRLFALLTTVLIFASNAHLVIITGFLRTFTALPLDATLSLSDLGATLVTAMTDMFIAALQIAAPMIAVLFIADVALGLLSRISPHLNIFSVSFPLKIGLTLGLVGLVLTTLPGVITTMADTASRMISAVIG; encoded by the coding sequence ATGAGCGTGCAGCTGGACACCGCGAGCCTGCTCGCGGTGCTGCTGGCCTCGATCCGCATCGGCGCGTGGCTGATGATCGCCCCACCGCTGGCCACCGCGGGCGTGCCGCGCACCGTGCGGATGATGCTGGCCGGGGTGCTGTCGCTGGTGGTGGTGGGCACCGCCCGGCAGAACGTGCCCGCCGCGGAGATCGGGCCACTGGTGGGCAGTGCCGTGCAGCAGCTGCTGATCGGCGCCGCACTGGGGTTCCTCACCCGGCTGCTGTTCACCGCCGTCGAGGCGGCGGGGACGATGGTCGACCTGTTCGGGGGGTTCTCCCTGGCCGCGGCCTACGACCCGCTGATGGCCAACACCAACGCCGTGTTCGGGCGGCTGTTCGCGCTGCTCACCACGGTGCTGATCTTCGCCAGCAACGCGCACCTGGTGATCATCACCGGCTTCCTGCGCACCTTCACCGCGCTGCCGCTGGACGCCACCCTGTCGCTGTCCGACCTCGGCGCCACCCTGGTCACCGCCATGACCGACATGTTCATCGCCGCGCTGCAGATCGCCGCCCCGATGATCGCGGTGCTGTTCATCGCCGACGTGGCGCTGGGCCTGCTCAGCCGGATCTCCCCGCACCTGAACATCTTCTCGGTGAGCTTCCCGCTGAAGATCGGCCTGACCCTCGGGCTGGTGGGACTGGTGCTCACCACGCTGCCCGGGGTGATCACCACCATGGCCGACACCGCCAGCCGGATGATCTCGGCGGTGATCGGCTGA
- a CDS encoding EscU/YscU/HrcU family type III secretion system export apparatus switch protein: MAGKPAGEKTEQATPQKKKKARKDGQIAHSPELGSWLSLAAASFVIPMVCSSLMSLCRATMVQVGALITTPDTSRALQLARDTMLEAAMATVPLAAVVMLTSVLASGSQAGIYLAPKLWKPKVSRLNPFSGVKRMFGPQGLWQLVKSMLKLGVLCGITYLSVRDLVPALMSAGTLPLTSVLDTTVDSAMRLVRYGAVAGVVMAIADVIVVRRRTSKQLKMTKQEVKQEHKTSEGDPVQKGARRSRALAMSRNRMMADLPTADVIVLNPTHLAVALRYDPARGAPRVIAKGADFTAARIREVAAEHRIPMVRDVALARSLHATCEIGHEIPADLYQGVATVLAFVMRLRRRGSVAGTHQLPAVAH, from the coding sequence ATGGCGGGCAAGCCGGCGGGTGAGAAGACCGAGCAGGCCACCCCGCAGAAGAAGAAGAAGGCCCGCAAGGACGGCCAGATCGCGCACAGCCCGGAGCTGGGCTCCTGGCTCAGCCTGGCCGCCGCCAGCTTCGTCATCCCGATGGTGTGCAGCTCGCTGATGAGCCTGTGCCGGGCCACCATGGTCCAGGTCGGGGCGCTCATCACCACCCCTGACACCAGCCGGGCGCTGCAGCTGGCGCGCGACACCATGCTGGAGGCGGCGATGGCCACCGTGCCGCTGGCGGCGGTGGTGATGCTGACCTCGGTGCTGGCCTCGGGCTCGCAGGCCGGGATCTACCTGGCGCCCAAGCTGTGGAAGCCCAAGGTGTCGCGGCTCAACCCCTTCAGCGGGGTCAAGCGGATGTTCGGCCCCCAGGGGCTGTGGCAGCTGGTCAAGTCGATGCTCAAGCTCGGGGTCCTGTGCGGGATCACCTACCTGTCGGTGCGCGACCTGGTGCCGGCGCTGATGAGCGCCGGCACGCTGCCGCTGACCAGCGTGCTGGACACCACCGTGGACTCCGCGATGCGGCTGGTGCGCTACGGCGCGGTGGCCGGGGTGGTGATGGCGATCGCGGACGTGATCGTGGTGCGCCGACGCACCAGCAAGCAGCTGAAGATGACCAAGCAGGAGGTGAAGCAGGAGCACAAGACCTCCGAGGGCGACCCGGTGCAGAAGGGCGCTCGCCGCTCGCGCGCGCTGGCCATGAGCCGCAACCGGATGATGGCCGACCTGCCCACCGCCGACGTCATCGTGCTCAACCCCACCCACCTCGCCGTGGCGCTGCGCTACGACCCCGCCCGCGGCGCGCCCCGGGTGATCGCCAAGGGCGCGGACTTCACCGCCGCGCGCATCCGCGAGGTGGCCGCCGAGCACCGCATCCCGATGGTGCGCGACGTGGCGCTGGCCCGCAGCCTGCACGCCACCTGCGAGATCGGCCACGAGATCCCCGCCGACCTGTACCAGGGCGTGGCGACCGTGCTGGCCTTCGTGATGCGGCTGCGCCGGCGCGGTTCGGTGGCCGGCACCCACCAGCTGCCCGCCGTCGCACACTGA
- the flhA gene encoding flagellar biosynthesis protein FlhA, with protein sequence MNPKSLSKLAVPIGIVSVIMMMVVPVPAMVLDLLIAFNITLAVLIVLVSMYVKRPLDFSSFPSLLLIATLFRLALNISATRLVLTDGYAGEVIGAFGHFVIGGSLIIGLMIFTILLVVQFVVITNGAGRVAEVGARFTLDAMPGKQMAIDADLNSGLIDEKQARERRAEVSSEADFYGSMDGASKFVKGDAIAAILITLINLIGGIAIGVVSHGMPVGEAVSKYSLLSVGDGLVSQIPALLLSVATGLIVTRSSDSDDLGTVVAAQLGRHQRALQIAGGAAIALCLVPGLPKLPFIAVGGLLLFLAQRLGATTKQEAAEAAMLEAATATGPAPDSTNALLDDLAVDPLELALAPDMISLVDGAGADLLDRVRALRRKLALELGLVMPPVRTRDNLDLPASTYAISVNGVEVARGAAPAGTALAIGDNLDNLPGVVGQEPVFGLTGKWIHTSLRGQAEMLGATVVDQSSVIITHLSEIVRTHASQLLGREDTAALTQALKRSHPVVVEDLTPALLSLGEVQRVLRALLDEGVPIRDLVRIFEALSLAAKTGTDPDRLVEAARLALAPAITAAHLTDGRLSVLTLEPSMQQGLLESLRPSETGVQLLPTPDLLEGVLEGVARMHQQALEHGYRPVLACAPQIRLPLRRLIASTVPDLPVMSYSEISHNAVAVDTVGVVADGRTVGV encoded by the coding sequence GTGAATCCCAAGTCGCTGAGCAAGCTGGCGGTGCCCATCGGCATCGTCTCCGTCATCATGATGATGGTGGTGCCGGTGCCTGCCATGGTGCTGGACCTGCTGATCGCCTTCAACATCACCCTGGCCGTGCTCATCGTGCTGGTCAGCATGTACGTCAAGCGGCCGCTGGACTTCTCCAGCTTCCCCTCGCTGCTGCTCATCGCCACGCTCTTCCGGCTCGCGCTGAACATCTCCGCCACCCGCCTGGTGCTCACCGACGGCTACGCCGGTGAGGTCATCGGCGCCTTCGGCCACTTCGTCATCGGCGGCTCGCTGATCATCGGGCTGATGATCTTCACCATCCTGCTGGTGGTGCAGTTCGTGGTCATCACCAACGGCGCCGGGCGGGTGGCCGAGGTGGGCGCGCGGTTCACCCTGGACGCCATGCCCGGCAAGCAGATGGCCATCGACGCCGACCTCAACTCCGGCCTGATCGACGAGAAGCAGGCCCGTGAGCGGCGCGCCGAGGTCTCCTCCGAGGCCGACTTCTACGGCTCGATGGACGGCGCCTCCAAGTTCGTCAAGGGCGACGCCATCGCGGCCATCCTGATCACCCTGATCAACCTCATCGGCGGCATCGCCATCGGGGTGGTCTCGCACGGGATGCCCGTGGGCGAGGCGGTCAGCAAGTACAGCCTGCTCTCCGTGGGTGACGGCCTGGTCTCCCAGATCCCGGCGCTGCTGCTGTCGGTGGCCACCGGCCTCATCGTCACCCGCTCCAGCGACTCCGACGACCTGGGCACGGTGGTCGCCGCCCAGCTGGGCCGGCACCAGCGCGCGCTGCAGATCGCCGGTGGCGCCGCGATCGCGCTGTGCCTGGTGCCGGGCCTACCCAAGCTGCCGTTCATCGCCGTGGGCGGACTGCTGCTGTTCCTGGCCCAGCGCCTGGGCGCGACCACCAAGCAGGAGGCGGCCGAGGCGGCGATGCTCGAGGCCGCCACCGCCACCGGCCCCGCCCCGGACAGCACCAACGCGCTGCTGGACGACCTGGCGGTCGACCCGCTGGAGCTGGCGCTGGCCCCGGACATGATCTCCCTGGTGGACGGCGCCGGCGCCGACCTGCTCGACCGGGTGCGCGCCCTGCGCCGCAAGCTCGCGCTGGAGCTAGGCCTGGTGATGCCGCCGGTGCGCACCCGCGACAACCTGGACCTGCCCGCCTCCACCTACGCCATCAGCGTCAACGGCGTGGAGGTCGCCCGCGGCGCCGCGCCGGCCGGCACCGCCCTGGCCATCGGCGACAACCTGGACAACCTGCCCGGCGTGGTGGGCCAGGAGCCGGTGTTCGGGCTGACCGGCAAGTGGATCCACACCAGCCTGCGTGGCCAGGCGGAGATGCTCGGAGCCACCGTGGTGGACCAGTCGTCGGTGATCATCACGCACCTCTCCGAGATCGTGCGCACCCACGCCAGCCAGCTGCTGGGTCGCGAGGACACCGCCGCGCTCACCCAGGCCCTCAAGCGCAGCCACCCAGTGGTGGTGGAGGACCTCACCCCCGCCCTGCTGAGCCTGGGCGAGGTGCAGCGGGTGCTGCGGGCGCTGCTCGACGAGGGGGTGCCCATCCGCGACCTGGTGCGCATCTTCGAGGCGCTCTCGCTGGCCGCGAAGACCGGCACCGACCCCGACCGGCTGGTGGAGGCTGCGCGCCTGGCCCTGGCCCCAGCCATCACCGCGGCCCACCTGACCGACGGGCGCCTCAGCGTGCTGACCCTCGAGCCGTCCATGCAGCAGGGCCTGCTGGAGTCGCTGCGGCCCAGCGAGACCGGGGTGCAGCTGCTGCCCACCCCGGACCTGCTCGAGGGCGTGCTGGAGGGCGTGGCCCGGATGCACCAGCAGGCCCTGGAGCACGGCTACCGCCCGGTGCTGGCCTGCGCACCGCAGATCCGGCTGCCACTGCGCCGGTTGATCGCCAGCACGGTGCCCGACCTGCCGGTGATGTCGTACTCGGAGATCTCCCACAACGCGGTGGCCGTGGACACCGTGGGCGTGGTGGCCGACGGCCGCACGGTCGGTGTCTGA
- a CDS encoding flagellar assembly protein FliW, with protein MTVLDGPTTLDGPAVTASGAPAAALPRTVRLAEPIPGFPDHHEFTLDPVDEGGVLYALRSARTPSLRFILADPATFFPDYSPAISAADLGCLGVADDEEVSVLVIVTLTDRLDDATANLLAPVVIAPRLGTGVQLVLRDTSLSLRVPLLASAR; from the coding sequence GTGACTGTGCTGGACGGCCCGACGACGCTGGACGGGCCGGCGGTGACGGCCAGCGGCGCCCCCGCCGCCGCACTGCCCCGCACGGTGCGGCTGGCCGAGCCCATCCCGGGCTTTCCCGACCACCACGAGTTCACCCTGGACCCGGTGGACGAGGGCGGCGTGCTGTACGCGCTGCGCTCGGCGCGCACCCCGTCGCTGCGGTTCATCCTCGCCGACCCGGCCACGTTCTTCCCGGACTACTCCCCGGCGATCAGCGCCGCTGACCTCGGCTGCCTCGGCGTGGCCGACGACGAGGAGGTGTCGGTGCTGGTGATCGTCACCCTCACCGACCGGCTGGACGACGCCACCGCCAACCTGCTCGCACCGGTGGTCATCGCCCCCCGCCTGGGCACCGGGGTGCAGCTGGTGCTGCGCGACACGTCGCTGTCGCTGCGCGTCCCGCTGCTGGCGTCCGCACGATAG